In the Juglans microcarpa x Juglans regia isolate MS1-56 chromosome 6D, Jm3101_v1.0, whole genome shotgun sequence genome, one interval contains:
- the LOC121235057 gene encoding LOW QUALITY PROTEIN: inositol 2-dehydrogenase 2 (The sequence of the model RefSeq protein was modified relative to this genomic sequence to represent the inferred CDS: inserted 1 base in 1 codon) produces MATVKYGIIGVGMMGREHLINLYHLRSEGVAVVAVADPHVPSQKLALELAQSFNWTLEVFSGHRMLLDSGLCDALVVSSPNMTHYEILMDIINHRKPHHVLVEKPLCTTVSHCKEVVNAARKRQDMLVQVGLEYRYMPPVAKLIEIVKGGNLGRVKMVAIREHRFPFLVKVNNWNRFNANTGGTLVEKCCHFFDLMRLFAGANPVRVMASGAIDINHKDERYDGKVPDIIDNAYVIVEFDNGSRGMLDLCMFAEGSKNEQEICVVGDNGKGEAFVPESILHFGTRVAGRDGVQTLKAEDNRIKYDGLHHGXSYLEHLNFLSAIQAKGGQLPAVGLQDGLVSVAIGVAAQLSIEKGRFVMIDEVMDEPCSNASA; encoded by the exons ATGGCTACAGTGAAGTACGGGATCATTGGGGTGGGAATGATGGGCAGAGAGCACCTCATCAATCTGTACCATCTTCGCAGCGAAGGCGTGGCCGTTGTCGCCGTAGCTGACCCCCATGTCCCTTCCCAAAAGCTTGCCTTAGAATTAGCTCAATCCTTCAATTGGACACTCGAG GTTTTTTCAGGACACCGGATGCTATTAGACAGCGGTCTCTGTGATGCACTGGTTGTGTCATCTCCAAACATGACTCATTATGAAATCCTTATGGACATAATCAATCACCGGAAACCCCACCATGTGCTAGTGGAGAAGCCATTGTGCACCACAGTCTCTCACTGCAAAGAG GTTGTAAATGCTGCTAGAAAGAGACAGGATATGCTTGTACAAGTTGGTTTGGAGTACAGGTACATGCCACCTGTTGCTAAACTGATAGAAATAGTTAAGGGTGGAAATCTTGGACGGGTTAAAATGGTGGCAATCCGGGAGCATCGCTTTCCTTTTTTGGTCAAG GTGAACAATTGGAATCGGTTCAATGCCAACACAGGAGGAACATTGGTAGAGAAGTGCTGCCATTTCTTTGATCTGATGAGGCTGTTTGCAGGGGCAAATCCTGTGCGTGTGATGGCTTCAGGAGCTATTGATATTAATCACAAGGATGAAAGATATGATGGAAAG GTACCAGATATTATTGATAATGCATATGTTATTGTTGAATTTGACAATGGCTCTCGAGGGATGCTTGACCTTTGCATGTTTGCTGAAGGCAGTAAAAATGAGCAAGAAATTTGTGTTGTTGGTGACAATGGGAAG GGGGAGGCATTTGTTCCTGAGAGTATTCTACATTTTGGTACCCGAGTGGCAGGGAGAGATGGTGTCCAAACTTTAAAGGCTGAGGATAATAGAATAAA ATATGACGGACTGCATCATG CTAGCTACTTGGAACACCTTAACTTCTTGTCTGCTATTCAAGCTAAAGGTGGGCAACTTCCTGCTGTGGGCTTGCAAGATGGTCTAGTTTCAGTTGCTATCGGCGTTGCAGCACAGCTGTCCATAGAGAAAGGCCGTTTTGTAATGATTGATGAAGTCATGGATGAGCCTTGTAGCAATGCTTCTGCATGA